GCTGTTCGCCCACAACAATTCGCGCAACCTGCTGGTGCCGATCGCGGGTTGGGGCGGGCAGGAGGCGGCCGAAATGGACGGCTTCGCGCCGGACCAGTGCTGGGCGTTGCGTCGCGGCCAGCCGCATTTCCTGACCGAGCCGGGCTCCGACATCGTCTGCGCGCATGTCCACGACACGGAGGCGAGCTATCATTGCGAGCCGCTGCTGGCCGGCGGCGAAGTGATCGGCACGCTCTACCTGGATGGCGTCGTGAGCGAGGATGCGAGCTTCCGCCTCTCGATCATGGCCGAGAATATCGCCTCCGCGCTCGTCAACCAGCGGCTGCAGCGCGGCCTGCGCGAGCAGACGATCCGCGATCCGCTGACCGGTCTGTTCAACCGCCGCTACATGGAAGAGACCCTGGCGCTGGAAATCGCGCGCGCCAGCCGCTCGGGCGCGCCGCTGAGCGTCGTGATGTGCGACGTGGATCACTTCAAGCGCTTCAACGACGAGTTCGGTCACGACGCGGGCGATGCCGTGCTCCAGGCGGTGGCCGCCGAGATGCAGCGCCTGTTCCGCGACGGCGACGTGGTGTGCCGCTATGGCGGCGAGGAATTCACGATCATCGTGCCGGGCTGCTCGGCCGAGACAGTGGCCGAGCGCGTGGAGCGCGTGCGCCAGGGCATCACCGAACTCAACATCAAGCGCAGCGGCAGCACGCTGGGCGCGACCAGCATGTCCTTCGGCGTGGCGCGCTGGGACGAGAGCATGGCGCGCGACGGATCGACTTTGGTGCAGGCGGCCGACGCCGCGCTCTATCGGGCGAAGCGCGAGGGCCGCAACCGGGCGGTGTTCGATTATCTGAAGGCGGCCTGAGAAGGGCGCGGGCCTGTCCGGGAGCGTCTGCGCTTATAGGGCGCGCGGGCCGGGCCCGGTGTCCCGTCAGAAAATCCGATATCGCGAAGGGAGCGCTCAGCGCGATGGGAGGGCGGCCGCGGCGGGGTCTTCGGCGCGGGCCTTCTCACCGGCCTCCCTGCGCTCCGAATAGCGATCGACAAGCTGCGTCGCATGCGGGCGCATCAGCACCGTGATCCGCACCAGTTCCTCCATCACATCGACGATGCGATCATAATAAGGGGAGGGGCGCATCCGATCGTCGTCGCCGAACTCCTTATAGGCCATCGCGACCGACGATTGGTTGGGGATGGTGAACATCCGCATCCAGCGGCCGAGCAGGCGCAACGTGTTGACGCTGTTGAACGATTGCGAGCCGGCCGACACCTGCATCACCGCCAGCGTGCGCCCTTGCGTCGGCCGCATCCCGCCCAAGGCCAGCGGCAGATGATCGACCTGCGCCTTCATCACGCTGCTGATCTGGCCATGCCGCTCCGGGCTGCACCAGACCTGACCTTCCGACCAGAGCGAAAGCGCGCGCAGTTCGTGGACCGCCGGATGATCGTCGCCCCGTGTCTGATCGGGCAGGGGCAGGTCCGACGGATCGAAGATGCGCGTTTCCGCCCCGAACCGCTGGAGCAGGCGCGCCGCCTCCTCCACGCAGAGCCGCGAGAAGGAACGCCGGCGCAGCGAACCGTAAAGCAGCAGGATACGCGGCGGCGGCTGATCCGCGCCAAGGCCGAGCGCGGGCCGATCGATCACATAAGCGGGATCGAGGGCGGGAAAGCGATCGGGATCGGGCAGAGGGCGGACGCGGCTCATGCCGGAGCCTTCTGCGGGGAGAGGAGGTCGCGCACCGTATCGGATGGGCGGCACAGCTTCACGCCTGACGGCGTCACCACCAGCGGGCGGTTGATCAGGATCGGGTGCGCCATCATCGCGTCGATCAGCGCCTCGTCGGTCAGGCCGGGATCGCCGAGCCCCAGTTCGGCATAAGGCGTGCCGGCCTCGCGCAGCAGCGTGCGTGGGGTGAGGCCCGCGCGGCGGATCAGGTCGACGAGCAGCGCGCGGGCGGGCGGCGTCTTCAGATATTCGATCACGTGCGGCTCCACGCCCGCCGCCCTGATCAACCCGAGGACGTTGCGCGAAGTCCCGCAATCGGGATTATGATAGAGGATGATGTCGGTCATGACCGGCCTCTCAGCAGCAGGTGAGTTCGGCGAGCAAAGGCTCGCACAATTCCGGGCGACCCTGGCAGCAATCCTTCACGAGAAAGGACATCAGCGCGCGGAGGCGATCGATATTCGCGCGCTGGATCTGCTGGCGCCCGCGCTTCTCGGCCGTGACGAGCCCGGCACCGGCCAGCACCGCGAGATGCGTGGACAACGTACTCTGGCTGAGCTTGCTCGCCTCGACCAGTTGCCCGGTGCTGAGGCCCTCGGGTTCGTGCCGGATCAGCAGGCGAAACGCGTCGAGGCGTGTCGGATGAGCGAGCGCCGCGAGGGTGGCGAGGGCGGAGTCGGTTTCCATGCATCGGAAATTGCCGATGTTATCGGGGTCGTCAAGATCGATCGGTATTTCCCGATCATTTGACGTGCCTTGCAGAGGCTCCCCCGCTCGGGCACCTTCCCCGCTTCATCGGCAAGAGGGGGCGGCGCTGGCGGGGATCGGGGCGAACATCGCGGGCGAAGAGGTTTCGCGCGATCAGGGGCTACGGCGCGGCGTGGGGACGTGGGCGCTGGCCGCCAGCATCGTCAACGGCGTGGTCGGCGGTGGCATCTTCACGCTGCCGCGATCGATGGCGGCCTCGGCCGGGCCCTATACGATGCTCGTCTATCTGGGCTGCGCGCTGGCGATGGGCGCGGTGGTGATCTGCTTCGCCGAGGCGGGCAGTCGGGTTCCGACCAGCGGCGGCGCTTATGGCACGGTGGAGGCGGCGTTCGGGCGGCGCTGGGCGTTCCTGTGCGGCATCTACATCTGGCTGGCGAGCGTGCTGGCCTGCGGCGGGATCGCGGCGGCCTTCTGCGACGGGATCGGCACGCTGACGCCCGCATTGGCCGGGCCCGGCGCGCGGATAGTGCTGCTCCTGCTGATGTTCGGCGGGATCATGACGGTGAATCTGCTGGGCGTGGGACTGGCGGCGCGGATCATCGCGTCCGGCACCGTCATCAAGCTGATCCCGCTCGGCCTGTTTCTGGTGGTGGGGACGGTGGCGATCCTTGGCGGACATCGGCCTCCGGAAAGCCATGCGGCGCCGACGCCGCTCGACCTGGCCAGCTTCGGCGCGGCGGTGCAGCTGGCTTTGTTCGCCTTCTGCGGGATGGAGACGCCGCTGGCGGCGAGCGGCGAGGTGGCGGACCCTGCGCGCACCGTGCCCAAGGCGACGATGCTGGCGATGGTGTTCGTGCCCTTCCTCTATATCGCGATCCAGCTGGTGGCGCAGGGGCTGCTGGGCCCGGCGCTGGCCGGATCGGCCGAGCCGCTGGCGGATGCGATGGGCGCGGTGAACCCCACGCTGGGGCTGGTGCTGCTGTTCGGCGCGGCCTTGTCGCGATTGGTGTGGATCGGCAGCGACATTTTCGGGGCGCCGCGCGTGCTGTTCGCCTTCGGGCGGGACGGGCTGCTTCCGGCCGTGTTCGGGCGCGTGCATCCCACGTGGCAGACGCCCTATGTGGCGATCCTCTTCCACACCGTGCTGGCGTTTCTGCTGGCGGCGACGGGGACGTTCGAGGGGCTGGCGATCCTGTCGACGCTGGCGACGGCGGGGATCTACTTTCTGGCCTGCGCGGCGGCCCTGTCGCTGCGGCGGCGGGACGTGGCGATCGGGGGGAGGCCGTTGACGTTTCGCATCCTGGCGCCTGCCGCATGGGTGGGGATGGCGGCGATGGTGCTGCTGGTCGCGATCGGGAAGATGGGGGACATCCTAGGCTTCGTGGGGGTCACGGTGGGGAGCCTGGCGCTGTTCGCGGTGATGCGGCCGCCGCGTCGGTGAGGGCAATATGATCTCGACCCCCTGCTGCGATAGGATGGCCGCCGATTTGAACTCCACCTGCGCAATTCATGCAGATCGAGCGGATTGCCCAGATGCTTTGATCACCGAGCTCAATGGCGGCTACGGCTTGATGATCCACGACGGTGGAAGCAGTGTAATCGATATCGCATTCTGCCCTTGGTGCGGCGCGGGCCTGCCGCCGATCGAAATGCGATGAGCCTCTAGGTGAAGGACGCTTGGGCAATGCCAGATCGGCCTTTGACCTTCGCGGAATGGATACCCTTCGAAGCCGAACGGATTGTCACTCTGGGGCTCATGGCATCTAAAGAGGATCGGGAAGGATGGTGCGCCTTCAGATAGAGGCTGCGCTGAGAAAGGCTGGTGCGCACTTCCGCGACGGCCTCGCGGATAGCGATCCGCCGCGTGCCGTTCATCGCTGAACAAGGGCGTAGCTCCAGGCGAGGCTGGCGGGCCCTCGACAGGCTCGAACTGAACGGAACAGGGCGTGGCGATTAGAGGCGGTGACCATCTCGTCCTCCCCCGTCAGGGGCAGGTGGCGGGCGCAGCCTGACGGAGGGGGAGGATGCTGTGCGGCTGACGGGATCAGAGGACGGCCGCCTCCGGGCAAAGCGATTGCGGGCGGAGATGACTTTACCCGAGGTCCGTCTTTGGCTTGCGCTGCGAGGCAATGACGCCGGCCTGCGCTTCCGCAGGCAATATCCGGCGGGCGATTATGTGCTGGATTTCTATCATGCGCCGTCACGTCTTGCTGTTGAGGTGGACGGCGAGGCACATAATCGAGCCGATCACCCTGCACGCGATGCGAAGCGGGATGTGTGGCTGGCGGAGCGGGGCGTTCTGGTGATCCGTTATTCTGCCGGGGATGTGCTTGCGGAGCTTGAGGATATGGTCCGGCAGATCGTTGCGCTCGCGGTTGAGCGAGGTGCCAAAGTCGAAGGGGATCGCTGACCTCCCCCTCCGTCGCCTTCGGCGCCACCTCCCCCTGGCGGGGGAGGATGAACTACTGGCCTCGTGCGGCGCTGGCGGGTTCTCGACAGGCTCGAACCGAGCGGACGGGGTGTGGCGGGGAAGGGTGAGCGAAGCCCCCAAAAACGAAAAGGGCGGCGCCGTTGCCGGCACCGCCCTTTCGTTGTCTCCCGGAGGATCCGATCAGCGCGAGTAGAACTCGACGACCAGGTTCGGTTCCATCTTCACCGGATAGGGCACCTCATCGAGCGCCGGAACGCGGATGAAGGTGACCTTGGCGCTGCCATCGGCGGCGACGTAATCGGGGATTTCGCGCTCGGAGAGGCCCTGGGCCTCCATCACCAGCGCCATTTCCTGCGCCTTGGTGCCCAGCGTGATCTCGTCGCCCGGCTTCACCAGACGCGACGCAATGTTGCACTTCACGCCGTTGACGCGGATGTGGCCGTGGCTGACGAGCTGGCGCGAGGACCAGATGGTCGGCGCGAACTTGGCGCGATACACGACGGCGTCCAGACGGCGCTCGAGCAGGCCGATCAGGTTCTGGCCGGTGTCGCCCTTCATGCGGTCCGCCTCGGCATAGGCCTTCTTGAACTGCTTCTCGGTGACGTCGCCGTAATAGCCCTTGAGCTTCTGCTTCGCCTTCAGCTGGATGCCGAAGTCGGTGGCCTTGCCCTTGCGGCGCTGACCGTGCTGGCCGGGGCCATATTCGCGCTTGTTCACCGGGGACTTCGGGCGACCCCAGATGTTCTCGCCCATGCGGCGATCGAGCTTGTACTTGGCGCTGGAGCGCTTCGACATATGTCTGTCCTTCAATTGCGTGGTGCGCGGCCGAAACCGCACGGAAATCCCGGGTCCGCGCTGCTGGTCTCGATCCGAGGATGAGGGCAGGGCCACCACTTCACCGGGGTGTGGGGCCAATTGCGAAGCGGCGCCTTTAGAGAGGTGGGTGGCGCGAGTCAATTCTTGCGGGGTCGTGCCGGCCGGGCCAAGGGCAGGCTTCGGAAAACGCCCGCATTTCCGGGCCGGGAATCGCGGAGGCAGGCCCAGTGGACGAACGGCTTTTCTGGCGGAGCGCACGGGCATCGCGGATGAGCGTGATCGTGGATGCCGAGGATTATTTCCGGCACGCCCGCTCCGCCATGCTGAAGGCGCGGAAGCGGATCATGCTGATCGGCTGGGATTTCGACGCGCGCATCCGGCTGATCCATGACGGCGAACGCGAGCCGGGCGAACCCGAGACGGTGGGCGATTTCCTCTACTGGCTGGTGGAGCGCACGCCGGGGCTGGAACTGTTCCTGCTGCGCTGGGACGTGGGCGCCCTGAAGACGCTGTTGCGCGGCACCAATGTGGTGACGATCGCGCACTGGATGATGCATAAGCGCATCCACACCAAGCTGGACAGCTTTCACCCGCCGGCCGGATCGCACCACCAGAAGATCGTGGTGATCGACGATGCGCTGGGATTCTGCGGCGGGATCGACATGACCAGCGAGCGCTGGGACACGCGCTGCCACCGCGATGGCGATCCGGGGCGGACGACCCCGGCGGGCGAGCCCTACAAACCCTGGCATGACGTGACGACCGCGCTGGAAGGGCCGGTGGCGGCGGCTCTGGGCACGCTGGCGCGCGATCGCTGGAAGCGGGCGGGCGGCCACAAGATCATGCCGGTGCGCGCGAGCGGCGATTGCTGGCCGGACGGGCTGGAACCGCAATTCAGCGACGTGGAGGTCGGCATCGCCCGCACCCGGCCGGATATGCCGGGCTGCCGCGCGGTGCATGAGATCGAGGATCTGTTCGTGGCGCAGATCCGGGCGGCGAAGACGGCGATTTATGCCGAGAGCCAGTATTTCGCCTCGCGCCGGATCGCCGAGGCGATCGCCGCGCGGCTGGACGAGGTGGACGGGCCGGAGATCGTGATCGTGAATCCGGAGAGCGCGCAGGGCTGGCTGGAGCCGATCGCGATGGATACGGCGCGCGCGCGGCTGGTGGCGGCGCTGCGACGGCACGACCGGCATGGTCGCTTCCGCATCTATCATCCCTATACGGCGGACGGCGCGCCCATCTACGTCCACGCCAAGGTCATGATCGTGGACGGGCGCACGCTGCGGATCGGCTCCGCGAACATGAACAATCGCTCGCTCGGCCTCGATACCGAATGTGATGTTTCGATCGATCCGGGCGGGGCGGGGGCCGACACGATCTGCGAGATCCGCGACGATCTGATCGCCGAGCATCTGGGCGTGAAGGCCGCGGTGGTGACTGCGGAAATCGCGCGGCGTGGATCGCTGATCGGCGCGATCGAGGCTTTGGCGAAGAAGAGCGCGGCGAAGGGCGGCAACACGCTGCGGCCGTACGAAATCCCCGAACTCAACGAGGTCGAGGCATGGCTGGCCGAGAATGAGGTGCTGGACGCCGAAGGGCCGGGCGCGATGTTCGAGGGGATGACGAACGGCGGCCTGCTGAGGAAGCTGCGCGGGAAATAAGCGGGCTTTTTCCCCTCCTTTCCCGTTTGTGCTGAGCTTGTCGAAGCACGGCTCTTCTCCTGCGACGGGATAGAAGAAAGCAGTACGGTGCTTCGACAGGCTCAGCACGAACGGGGAGAGCTGAGCTCGTTTTTCTCACCCCCGACGCGGGTTTCTCACCCCCGGCGCGGGCGGGGGCGATCGAGCGCGGAGAGGACGCCGCGCACCGTGCGGACCTCCTGCGAATTCCAGCCGGGCTTGGTGAGCAGGGTGCGCAGCGTGCGCTTCACGGTGGCGCGGCGATCGGGCGGGAAGAAATAGCCCGAATCCTCCAGCATCACGTCCAACTGCGCGATCATGCCGTCCAGCTCGGCCTGCGGCGCGGGCGAGCCGAGATCGGTGGTCGGCGGGGAGGCGAGCGCCTCCGCCTTCGACCATTCATAGGCGACGAGGATCACCGCCTGGGCCAGATTGAGCGAGCCGAATTCGGGATTGATCGGCACGGTGAGGATCGTGCGCGCGACGGCGACGTCGTCCGTCTCCAGCCCCGAACGTTCGGGACCGAAGAGGATGGCGGTGCCGCCGGGCTCGGCATGGATCGTGGCGGCGGCCTGCTCGGGCGTGACGACCGGCTTGGTGACGCCGCGCTTGCGAACCGTGGTGGCGAAGACGTGCGCACGATCGGCCACGGCCTCCGCCACGCTGTCGAACACGCGGGCGCGCTCCAGCACGATGTCCGCGCCGGACGCGGCGGGGCCGGCGGACGGATTGGGCCAGCCGTCGCGCGGGGAGACGAGGCGCAGATCCGTGAGCCCGAAATTGAGCATGGCGCGCGCGGCCTTGCCGATGTTCTCCGCCAGCTGGGGGCGGACGAGGACGATGGCGGGGGGAGGGATGATGGCAGACAAGATCGTGTTTGAATCCGTTTGGTTCGAGCGAGCATCGAGCGCAGTCGAGATGCGGGGTCGAGAACGCGCGGCCTCCGATAGAGACTGCCAGTCCGATTGGAAGAGGGCTTCCTTCTTCTTCCGCGACCAATCCTTGATCTGTTTCTCCCGCTCCAGCGCTTCGAGGCGGGTCTGGACGTTCTCTGAGAACATCAGCGTCACCGGGCGGCGATCATGGGTGTAGCCGGGGAGGGCGCCTGCTTCATGTTCGGCTATGCGGCGGTCGAGATCGTCAGTGTGGCCAGTGTAATAGGTGCCGTCGGCGCAGCGGAGGATGTAGATCCAGAAGCTCATATGCCGAAGCTTGCCGCGCGGGCGGGGTTCTCGACAAGCTCGAACCGAACGGGGGAGGGAGCGGGCGGCAGAAGAGAGGAAGAGCCCTATTCCCCTCGCGCCGCCTGCACGGCCCCTACGAATTCCTCGAAATCCTTGGCCTCGCGGAAGTCCTTATAGACGCTGGCGAAGCGGATGTAGGCGACGCTGTCGAGCGCGCGCAGGCCTTCCATCGCGGCCTCACCGATGCGGGTGGCCGAGACTTCGCTGTCGCCGCTCGTCTCGAACTGGCGCTGGATGCGGCTGATCAGGCGTTCGATCTCCTCCTGGGAGATCGGGCGCTTGCGGGCGGCGGTTTCGATCGCGCGTTCCAGCTTGGCGCGGACGAAGGGCTGGCGCTCGCCATCCTTCTTCACGACCGTCAACTCGCGCAACTGCACGCGTTCGAAGGTGGAGAAGCGCGCATCGCACTTCTCGCACTGACGCCGACGACGGATCGCCGCCCCATCTTCCGCGGGGCGGCTGTCCTTCACCTGGCTATCGGCATGTCCGCAGAAAGGGCAGCGCATGGCGCGCCCTTAGGCATGACATCGCGGCAATGTCGAGTAGGCTTGAGCCTGCCGAGAGATCAGCGCGAGATGGCGGCGCCTTCTCGACTGCGATCCCGGCAGGCTCGATCTCCGCTCGAAGCGAGCGGATCGCGTGTTTTACAGGCCCGGATAGATCGGGAACTTGTCGCACAGCGCCTCGACGCGGGCGCGGACATTCTGCTCCACCTGCGCGTCGCCCTGCTCGCCATTCTTGCGCAGGCCATCCAGCACGTCCGCGATCATGTCGCCGATCTCCTGGAATTCGGCCACGCCGAAGCCGCGCGTCGTGCCGGCGGGCGAGCCCACGCGGATGCCGCTCGTCTTCACCGGGGGCAGCGGATCGAACGGGATGCCGTTCTTGTTGCAGGTGATGGCCGAGCGCTCCAGCGCCTCGTCCGCATCCTTGCCGGTCACGCCCAGCGGGGTGAGATCGATCAAAGCGAGATGCGTGTCCGTGCCGCCCGAGACGACGGCGGCGCCGCGCTCCTTGAGGCGGGCGGCGAGCGCCTGCGCATTGTCGATCACGGCCTGGGCATAGAGCTTGAAGCTGGGCTGGAGCGCTTCGCCGAATGCGACCGCCTTGGCGGCGACGACGTGCATCAGCGGGCCGCCCTGCAGGCCCGGGAACACCGCCGAGTTGATCTTCTTGGCGATCGCCTCGTCATTGGTGAAGACCGCGCCGCCGCGCGGGCCGCGCAACGTCTTGTGCGTGGTGGTCGTCACGACATGCGCGTGGCCGAACGGGGTGGGGTGCGTGCCGCCGGCGACGAGGCCGGCGAAGTGCGCCATGTCGACCATGAATTTCGCGCCGACCTCGTCCGCGATCGCGCGGAAGCGGGCGAAATCGATGTGGCGGGGATAGGCCGAGCCGCCCGCGATGATGAGCGTGGGCTTGTGCTCCTTCGCCAGCGCCTCGACCTGATCATAATCGATCAGGTGGGTGTCGCGGGTGACGCCATACTGGATCGCGTTGAACCACTTGCCCGACATGGCCGGGCGCGCGCCGTGCGTGAGGTGGCCGCCGGCATCCAGGCTCATGCCCATGATCGTGTCGCCGGGCTTGGTCAGCGCGAGCATCACCGCGCCGTTCGCCTGCGCGCCCGAATGGGGCTGCACGTTGGCGAAGTCGCAGCCGAACAGCTGCTTGGCGCGATCGATCGCCAGCTGCTCCACCACGTCGGACGGGTGGCAGCCCTGATAGTAACGCTTGCCCGGATAGCCCTCTGCATATTTGTTGGTGAAGACCG
This DNA window, taken from Sphingomonas sp. AP4-R1, encodes the following:
- the arsH gene encoding arsenical resistance protein ArsH, which codes for MSRVRPLPDPDRFPALDPAYVIDRPALGLGADQPPPRILLLYGSLRRRSFSRLCVEEAARLLQRFGAETRIFDPSDLPLPDQTRGDDHPAVHELRALSLWSEGQVWCSPERHGQISSVMKAQVDHLPLALGGMRPTQGRTLAVMQVSAGSQSFNSVNTLRLLGRWMRMFTIPNQSSVAMAYKEFGDDDRMRPSPYYDRIVDVMEELVRITVLMRPHATQLVDRYSERREAGEKARAEDPAAAALPSR
- the arsC gene encoding arsenate reductase (glutaredoxin) (This arsenate reductase requires both glutathione and glutaredoxin to convert arsenate to arsenite, after which the efflux transporter formed by ArsA and ArsB can extrude the arsenite from the cell, providing resistance.); the protein is MTDIILYHNPDCGTSRNVLGLIRAAGVEPHVIEYLKTPPARALLVDLIRRAGLTPRTLLREAGTPYAELGLGDPGLTDEALIDAMMAHPILINRPLVVTPSGVKLCRPSDTVRDLLSPQKAPA
- a CDS encoding helix-turn-helix transcriptional regulator: METDSALATLAALAHPTRLDAFRLLIRHEPEGLSTGQLVEASKLSQSTLSTHLAVLAGAGLVTAEKRGRQQIQRANIDRLRALMSFLVKDCCQGRPELCEPLLAELTCC
- a CDS encoding APC family permease translates to MGTWALAASIVNGVVGGGIFTLPRSMAASAGPYTMLVYLGCALAMGAVVICFAEAGSRVPTSGGAYGTVEAAFGRRWAFLCGIYIWLASVLACGGIAAAFCDGIGTLTPALAGPGARIVLLLLMFGGIMTVNLLGVGLAARIIASGTVIKLIPLGLFLVVGTVAILGGHRPPESHAAPTPLDLASFGAAVQLALFAFCGMETPLAASGEVADPARTVPKATMLAMVFVPFLYIAIQLVAQGLLGPALAGSAEPLADAMGAVNPTLGLVLLFGAALSRLVWIGSDIFGAPRVLFAFGRDGLLPAVFGRVHPTWQTPYVAILFHTVLAFLLAATGTFEGLAILSTLATAGIYFLACAAALSLRRRDVAIGGRPLTFRILAPAAWVGMAAMVLLVAIGKMGDILGFVGVTVGSLALFAVMRPPRR
- a CDS encoding endonuclease domain-containing protein is translated as MTLPEVRLWLALRGNDAGLRFRRQYPAGDYVLDFYHAPSRLAVEVDGEAHNRADHPARDAKRDVWLAERGVLVIRYSAGDVLAELEDMVRQIVALAVERGAKVEGDR
- the rpsD gene encoding 30S ribosomal protein S4 yields the protein MSKRSSAKYKLDRRMGENIWGRPKSPVNKREYGPGQHGQRRKGKATDFGIQLKAKQKLKGYYGDVTEKQFKKAYAEADRMKGDTGQNLIGLLERRLDAVVYRAKFAPTIWSSRQLVSHGHIRVNGVKCNIASRLVKPGDEITLGTKAQEMALVMEAQGLSEREIPDYVAADGSAKVTFIRVPALDEVPYPVKMEPNLVVEFYSR
- a CDS encoding phospholipase D-like domain-containing protein, producing MSVIVDAEDYFRHARSAMLKARKRIMLIGWDFDARIRLIHDGEREPGEPETVGDFLYWLVERTPGLELFLLRWDVGALKTLLRGTNVVTIAHWMMHKRIHTKLDSFHPPAGSHHQKIVVIDDALGFCGGIDMTSERWDTRCHRDGDPGRTTPAGEPYKPWHDVTTALEGPVAAALGTLARDRWKRAGGHKIMPVRASGDCWPDGLEPQFSDVEVGIARTRPDMPGCRAVHEIEDLFVAQIRAAKTAIYAESQYFASRRIAEAIAARLDEVDGPEIVIVNPESAQGWLEPIAMDTARARLVAALRRHDRHGRFRIYHPYTADGAPIYVHAKVMIVDGRTLRIGSANMNNRSLGLDTECDVSIDPGGAGADTICEIRDDLIAEHLGVKAAVVTAEIARRGSLIGAIEALAKKSAAKGGNTLRPYEIPELNEVEAWLAENEVLDAEGPGAMFEGMTNGGLLRKLRGK
- a CDS encoding TrmH family RNA methyltransferase, with protein sequence MSFWIYILRCADGTYYTGHTDDLDRRIAEHEAGALPGYTHDRRPVTLMFSENVQTRLEALEREKQIKDWSRKKKEALFQSDWQSLSEAARSRPRISTALDARSNQTDSNTILSAIIPPPAIVLVRPQLAENIGKAARAMLNFGLTDLRLVSPRDGWPNPSAGPAASGADIVLERARVFDSVAEAVADRAHVFATTVRKRGVTKPVVTPEQAAATIHAEPGGTAILFGPERSGLETDDVAVARTILTVPINPEFGSLNLAQAVILVAYEWSKAEALASPPTTDLGSPAPQAELDGMIAQLDVMLEDSGYFFPPDRRATVKRTLRTLLTKPGWNSQEVRTVRGVLSALDRPRPRRG
- the nrdR gene encoding transcriptional regulator NrdR — encoded protein: MRCPFCGHADSQVKDSRPAEDGAAIRRRRQCEKCDARFSTFERVQLRELTVVKKDGERQPFVRAKLERAIETAARKRPISQEEIERLISRIQRQFETSGDSEVSATRIGEAAMEGLRALDSVAYIRFASVYKDFREAKDFEEFVGAVQAARGE
- the glyA gene encoding serine hydroxymethyltransferase; amino-acid sequence: MSDALKPEGYFTQSLKDSDPAVFAGITQEIVREKKQIELIASENIVSKAVLDAQGSVFTNKYAEGYPGKRYYQGCHPSDVVEQLAIDRAKQLFGCDFANVQPHSGAQANGAVMLALTKPGDTIMGMSLDAGGHLTHGARPAMSGKWFNAIQYGVTRDTHLIDYDQVEALAKEHKPTLIIAGGSAYPRHIDFARFRAIADEVGAKFMVDMAHFAGLVAGGTHPTPFGHAHVVTTTTHKTLRGPRGGAVFTNDEAIAKKINSAVFPGLQGGPLMHVVAAKAVAFGEALQPSFKLYAQAVIDNAQALAARLKERGAAVVSGGTDTHLALIDLTPLGVTGKDADEALERSAITCNKNGIPFDPLPPVKTSGIRVGSPAGTTRGFGVAEFQEIGDMIADVLDGLRKNGEQGDAQVEQNVRARVEALCDKFPIYPGL